Sequence from the Paenibacillus tundrae genome:
TCCTTTTCAACAGAAATCGCATCAATAACTGCTTTCTCTTCAATGTGCTTTGGCAGAGGCAGTTGAACCAAAATCCCGTTGATGTTGGCCTGATTATTCAGCTTGTCCACAAGTGCTAGCAGATCCTCTTGTGACGTACTTTTATCTAAACGATGTACTTCTGAGTAGAAGCCAAGGTCGTGACATGCCTTTTCTTTGTTACGCACATAAACTTGGGATGCCGGATCTTCCCCGACGAGCACAACTGCCAGACCAGGCACTACCCCCTGTTCGCTAAGCTGCTTCACTTCTGCTGTTATGCCTGCGCGGATCTCTTGGGAAACTTCTTTACCGTTAATAATAGATGCTGTCATTGTACTCTCTCCCTTATGCGAATATATAGTGTGTAATCCTTGAATTAAGACAATTTTTCCTTGAGCGTGTTAACTTCTTGAATCATACGGCCTAACACACCGTTAACAAACTTACCGGATTCATCCGTACCAAAGTGTTTTGATAGCTCAATCGCTTCATTGACTGCAACTTTCGCTGGAACATCTTCACGGAAGACCATCTCAAAAGTCGCAAGACGTAAAATCTGGCGATCTACACGTGACAGACGACTAATCTGCCAGCCTTTGAGGTAATCCACAAGTAATCCATCGATAGCTTCTTTTTGGTTCCATGTTCCTTGCACAATATCTGTTACATAGGTGCGCATGGTATCTGCATCACGAATGACAACATCGGTTTCGTTTTCTTCAGCCGCTTCATTGATCAACATGTTAACCGCTTCAGACGCGCTCACTTCGTTCATTTCCATTT
This genomic interval carries:
- the nusB gene encoding transcription antitermination factor NusB; the protein is MKRRLAREIAVQSLYQMEMNEVSASEAVNMLINEAAEENETDVVIRDADTMRTYVTDIVQGTWNQKEAIDGLLVDYLKGWQISRLSRVDRQILRLATFEMVFREDVPAKVAVNEAIELSKHFGTDESGKFVNGVLGRMIQEVNTLKEKLS